A window from Thermosipho africanus Ob7 encodes these proteins:
- the mtnA gene encoding S-methyl-5-thioribose-1-phosphate isomerase, with protein MKLKTMTMEWTGDELILIDQRKIPLVEEYVSCKSYKEVAVAIKDMVVRGAPAIGASAAFGYVLGAREMFVEDFNAFVKKMEEVKEVLANTRPTAVNLFWALNRMEDSLKKYGKIEGILEYLEEEAMNIAKEDIEVNKAIGRYGAELLKDGDTVLTHCNAGALATVDYGTALGVIRAAVEQGKKIKVFADETRPYLQGARLTAWELMKDGIDVTLISDNMSGWSMKLGKINAVIVGADRVAANGDVANKIGTYMVAVLAKRHGIPFYVAAPTSTIDLNTKTGKDIPIEERKHTEVTHCGGKQIAPDGVKVFNPAFDVTDAELVTAIITEKGVVYPPYEENLKKLFEE; from the coding sequence ATGAAATTGAAAACTATGACTATGGAATGGACTGGAGATGAATTGATTTTAATTGATCAGAGGAAAATACCACTTGTTGAAGAGTATGTCAGTTGCAAGTCATATAAGGAAGTTGCTGTAGCGATAAAAGATATGGTTGTAAGAGGTGCTCCTGCTATAGGTGCTTCTGCAGCTTTTGGATATGTTCTTGGAGCAAGAGAAATGTTTGTTGAAGATTTTAATGCATTTGTTAAAAAAATGGAAGAAGTAAAAGAAGTTTTAGCAAATACAAGACCTACAGCGGTTAATTTGTTTTGGGCTTTAAATAGAATGGAAGATTCATTAAAGAAATATGGAAAAATAGAAGGTATTTTAGAATATCTTGAAGAAGAAGCTATGAATATTGCAAAAGAAGATATTGAGGTAAATAAGGCAATTGGTAGATATGGTGCAGAACTTTTAAAAGATGGAGATACTGTATTAACTCATTGTAATGCAGGTGCACTTGCAACGGTTGATTATGGTACAGCTCTTGGAGTTATAAGAGCGGCTGTTGAGCAAGGAAAGAAGATAAAAGTTTTTGCTGATGAAACAAGGCCATATTTGCAAGGGGCTAGACTTACTGCTTGGGAATTGATGAAGGACGGAATAGATGTAACATTAATAAGTGATAATATGTCTGGCTGGTCAATGAAACTTGGTAAAATAAACGCAGTAATTGTTGGTGCTGATAGGGTAGCTGCAAATGGTGATGTTGCAAACAAGATAGGAACTTATATGGTCGCTGTTTTAGCAAAAAGGCACGGAATTCCTTTTTATGTAGCTGCACCAACGAGTACAATTGATTTAAATACAAAAACTGGTAAAGATATTCCTATTGAAGAAAGAAAGCATACAGAGGTTACACATTGCGGTGGAAAACAGATTGCACCAGATGGGGTAAAAGTATTTAATCCTGCATTTGATGTTACAGATGCAGAGCTTGTAACTGCAATAATAACTGAAAAAGGCGTAGTTTATCCTCCTTACGAAGAAAATTTAAAAAAGTTGTTTGAGGAGTGA
- the serS gene encoding serine--tRNA ligase → MIDVKLLRKNPEIFYDALKKRNMDTEIIAKILDVDKEWRQLVAKVNELKAKRNEFSKLVAKAKAEKDNEKASKLIEESKKIGEEIKKIEEQEKQLEEEMQNLALNIPNIPAEDVPFGKDESENIEIRRWGEPRKFDFEPKAHWDLGPELLMMDFERGAKLSGSRFTVLYSYLARLERALIQFMLDVHTKEHGYTEVWVPQLVKRDAMLWTGKLPKFEEDAYCIEKDDMFLIPTAEVPLVALHAQEILSEKDLPIKYTAYSACYRREAGSYGKDVRGMIRQHQFDKVELVWITTPERSFEDLERLTQDAERILQLLELPYRVVSLCSGDLGFVSAKTYDIEVWLPSYNSYKEISSCSNTTDFQTRRSNIRYRGSDNKLHYAHALNGSGLAVGRTLVAIVENYQNEDGSITVPKVLVPYMGVEKIEVK, encoded by the coding sequence ATGATTGATGTTAAATTATTAAGAAAAAATCCTGAAATATTTTATGATGCTTTAAAGAAAAGAAATATGGATACAGAAATTATTGCCAAAATTTTAGATGTAGATAAAGAATGGAGACAACTCGTTGCAAAGGTAAATGAATTAAAAGCAAAAAGAAATGAGTTTTCTAAGTTGGTTGCAAAGGCAAAGGCTGAAAAGGATAATGAAAAAGCAAGCAAATTAATAGAGGAAAGTAAGAAAATAGGAGAAGAGATAAAGAAAATAGAAGAGCAAGAAAAACAATTAGAAGAAGAAATGCAAAATTTAGCATTAAATATTCCAAATATTCCAGCAGAAGATGTTCCATTTGGAAAAGATGAATCGGAAAATATCGAAATTAGAAGATGGGGAGAGCCTAGAAAGTTTGATTTTGAGCCAAAAGCTCACTGGGACCTTGGTCCTGAACTTTTAATGATGGATTTTGAAAGAGGTGCAAAATTAAGTGGTTCAAGGTTCACAGTTTTGTATAGCTATTTAGCAAGACTAGAGAGAGCCTTGATTCAGTTTATGCTTGATGTTCATACAAAAGAACATGGATATACCGAAGTTTGGGTGCCACAACTTGTTAAGAGAGATGCAATGCTTTGGACTGGTAAACTTCCAAAATTTGAAGAAGATGCATATTGTATTGAAAAAGATGATATGTTTTTAATTCCAACAGCTGAAGTTCCACTTGTGGCACTTCATGCACAAGAAATACTTTCTGAAAAAGATCTTCCAATAAAATATACAGCGTATTCTGCATGTTACAGAAGGGAAGCAGGAAGCTATGGAAAAGATGTTCGTGGAATGATTAGACAGCATCAATTTGATAAGGTTGAGCTAGTATGGATAACAACTCCTGAAAGATCCTTTGAAGATCTTGAAAGGTTAACACAGGATGCAGAAAGAATATTACAGCTTTTGGAACTTCCTTACAGAGTTGTTTCTTTATGTAGCGGTGATTTGGGATTTGTTTCTGCAAAAACTTACGATATAGAAGTATGGCTTCCATCTTACAATTCCTACAAAGAAATTTCTTCATGTAGTAACACTACAGATTTTCAAACAAGAAGATCTAATATAAGGTATAGAGGAAGTGATAATAAATTGCATTATGCACATGCACTTAATGGATCGGGACTTGCTGTTGGGAGAACTTTAGTGGCCATTGTTGAAAACTATCAGAACGAAGATGGAAGTATAACTGTTCCAAAAGTTTTAGTTCCCTACATGGGAGTTGAGAAAATAGAAGTTAAATAA
- the dxs gene encoding 1-deoxy-D-xylulose-5-phosphate synthase — MDYISYIRRMDYDELENFAEHIREYIIDVISKNGGHLASNLGVVELTLALYRVYNPYEDFIIWDTGHQTYTHKLLTGRWDLFSTIRRFNGLSGYTNIFESYVDRFGAGHVGTAISAALGIEQALRLNNSSANVVVVIGDGALTSGQSLEALNQIKTLNSKIKIIVNNNSMSISKNVGALSHLFDKLRSSKVYLETKKTLKKSMSFELKNELKRIRDAIKVSISGEDFFEGLGLKHFGPVDGHNLKELEDELKRIKDYDYPTILTVNTVKGKGFENSEVDPESFHSAGKFDVSSGVFIKSKGIISYSEAFGKMLTKIAEKDEKVVAITAAMKSGTGLNEFAKRFPERFFDLGITEQMCVTFAGGMSTLGFKPVFAVYSTFLQRGFDQIIHDIALQNLPVIFAIDRAGVVGEDGPTHHGVFDIAYLKMIPNMKIYAPMDIQDLLNIMHTVFKFNIDGPVAIRYPRDYEFGKFEELYDKIRLVDLDKWQILNEGKDIAIIATGYPTKSALSVAKRNGWTLVYARSVKPIDTETLSWVFENHEEVFSIEEGVINGGFGESLSRYGKIRILGIEDRFVPHGSRKELLKILMLDEEGIENQIKGVIERRKNYEDSNRTW; from the coding sequence GTGGATTATATTTCTTATATAAGAAGAATGGATTACGATGAGTTAGAAAATTTTGCAGAGCACATAAGAGAATATATTATAGATGTCATATCAAAAAATGGTGGCCATCTTGCGTCAAACTTAGGTGTGGTTGAGTTAACTCTTGCACTTTATAGGGTTTACAATCCCTATGAAGATTTCATTATTTGGGATACGGGGCATCAGACTTACACCCACAAGTTGTTAACGGGAAGATGGGATTTGTTTTCAACTATTCGAAGATTTAATGGTTTGAGTGGATATACAAACATTTTTGAGTCTTATGTTGATAGATTTGGTGCAGGGCATGTTGGAACGGCTATTTCTGCTGCACTAGGAATTGAGCAGGCATTGCGATTAAATAATAGCAGTGCAAATGTAGTAGTTGTTATTGGTGATGGTGCCCTAACCTCTGGTCAATCGCTTGAGGCATTAAATCAAATTAAGACTTTAAATTCAAAGATAAAAATAATTGTCAATAATAATTCTATGTCAATATCAAAAAATGTAGGTGCGTTATCTCACCTTTTTGACAAGCTTAGATCAAGCAAAGTATATTTAGAGACAAAAAAAACTCTAAAAAAATCTATGAGTTTTGAATTAAAGAATGAATTGAAACGAATAAGAGATGCTATAAAGGTTTCAATAAGTGGAGAAGATTTCTTTGAGGGGCTTGGTTTGAAACATTTTGGGCCTGTAGATGGTCATAATTTGAAAGAACTTGAAGATGAATTAAAAAGAATTAAAGATTATGATTATCCAACAATATTAACTGTTAATACTGTTAAAGGTAAAGGATTTGAAAATTCAGAAGTTGATCCTGAAAGTTTTCATAGTGCGGGTAAATTTGATGTTTCATCGGGAGTTTTCATAAAAAGTAAAGGAATAATTTCGTATAGTGAGGCATTTGGCAAAATGTTAACTAAAATTGCAGAAAAAGATGAAAAGGTTGTAGCAATTACCGCTGCCATGAAGAGTGGAACAGGTTTGAATGAATTTGCAAAAAGATTTCCAGAAAGATTTTTTGATCTTGGAATAACTGAGCAAATGTGCGTCACATTTGCTGGAGGAATGTCCACTTTGGGTTTTAAACCTGTGTTTGCTGTGTATTCTACCTTTTTGCAAAGAGGATTTGATCAAATAATTCATGATATAGCTCTACAGAATCTTCCAGTAATTTTTGCAATTGACAGAGCTGGTGTGGTGGGTGAGGATGGGCCAACCCATCATGGAGTTTTTGATATTGCATACTTGAAAATGATTCCCAATATGAAAATTTATGCGCCGATGGATATTCAAGATTTGCTTAATATAATGCATACTGTTTTTAAGTTTAATATAGATGGACCTGTTGCAATAAGATACCCACGTGATTATGAATTTGGAAAATTTGAAGAATTATATGATAAAATTAGATTGGTTGATTTAGATAAATGGCAAATTTTAAACGAAGGAAAAGATATTGCTATTATTGCAACTGGATATCCTACAAAATCAGCACTTTCCGTTGCAAAAAGAAATGGCTGGACCTTAGTATATGCAAGATCTGTAAAACCAATTGATACAGAAACTTTAAGTTGGGTTTTTGAAAATCACGAAGAAGTTTTTTCGATCGAAGAAGGAGTTATAAATGGTGGTTTTGGAGAGTCTTTGAGTAGGTATGGAAAGATTAGAATATTAGGAATTGAAGATAGATTCGTACCACATGGAAGTAGAAAAGAACTTTTAAAGATATTAATGCTTGATGAAGAGGGGATTGAAAATCAGATAAAAGGTGTTATTGAAAGGAGGAAGAATTATGAAGATTCAAACAGAACTTGGTGA
- a CDS encoding Asp23/Gls24 family envelope stress response protein gives MKIQTELGELDITLNAIRKLVYFAILETYGPVSISSDSWFSKLLSSEESRVKIQEDEFGHVKVDAYVELEYGTKISEVGRNIIENVKHKLQNLAGCESVEVNVHVIDVK, from the coding sequence ATGAAGATTCAAACAGAACTTGGTGAACTTGATATTACATTAAATGCAATCAGAAAATTAGTATATTTTGCAATTTTAGAGACCTACGGTCCAGTAAGTATTTCATCAGATAGCTGGTTTTCAAAGCTACTAAGTAGTGAGGAAAGTAGAGTTAAGATTCAAGAAGATGAATTTGGACATGTTAAAGTTGATGCCTATGTGGAGTTGGAATATGGCACAAAAATTTCAGAGGTTGGAAGGAATATTATAGAAAATGTGAAACATAAACTTCAAAATTTAGCTGGCTGTGAAAGTGTTGAAGTAAATGTCCATGTTATAGACGTGAAATAG
- a CDS encoding DAK2 domain-containing protein: protein MDKITAKELKYLFMKGAENLLKHKDEINALNVFPVPDGDTGSNMSSTLLEGCKYLESVEDERADKIIEAIRNGTLMGARGNSGVILSQIFRGFTDYLKGKSEITIEDFAYAFKSAKEVAYGAVMKPVEGTILTAIRYLAENVDYLIDSSDFKEFFEKVLEVLDKAVKDTPSMLKKLKEAGVVDAGAKGLYYIAEGFYKYIQGEKEIDLNIKTTTMPVEEINIIPEDLKFQYCTELIIKSYETLESDKEEELRNFLYEIGDSVVFFVQDSVIKLHVHTNNPGNVIEKFLTVGELMKVKIDNMKMQHEHFVSKEVEQEKKKIGIVAVSPGEGISRILKDLGVDQIVFGGQTMNPSTADLKAAVESVNAENVFVFPNNSNIILAAKQVAETVKDKAVYVVESKNVQECIAALIRNIPDEEPEKLFEVFKEAILEVVTISITRAVRNAKLKGEKIKKDEYLVFLNNDFSVHDMDFRIALEKTFEKIEDIEDREIVTAIIGKDATAVEIDIFESFISKIYPDLELETYEGGQVHYPFLILIE from the coding sequence TTGGATAAAATAACAGCCAAAGAGCTGAAATATTTATTTATGAAAGGTGCAGAAAATCTTTTAAAACATAAAGATGAGATAAATGCACTAAATGTTTTCCCGGTTCCAGATGGTGACACCGGGTCAAACATGTCATCAACTCTTTTGGAAGGTTGTAAATATCTTGAGAGTGTGGAAGATGAAAGAGCGGATAAGATAATAGAAGCTATAAGAAATGGAACACTGATGGGTGCACGGGGAAATTCTGGAGTAATATTGTCACAAATTTTTAGAGGATTTACAGATTATTTGAAAGGAAAGTCTGAAATAACGATAGAAGATTTTGCATACGCATTTAAAAGTGCAAAAGAAGTTGCATATGGTGCAGTTATGAAGCCAGTAGAGGGTACTATATTGACTGCTATAAGGTATTTGGCTGAGAATGTAGATTATTTAATTGACAGCAGTGATTTCAAAGAATTTTTCGAAAAAGTGCTTGAAGTTTTAGATAAGGCAGTTAAAGATACACCTAGTATGTTAAAAAAATTAAAGGAAGCTGGCGTTGTAGATGCTGGTGCGAAGGGATTATATTATATTGCTGAAGGATTTTATAAATATATACAAGGCGAAAAAGAAATAGATTTGAATATAAAAACTACAACAATGCCAGTAGAAGAAATCAATATAATTCCTGAAGATTTGAAGTTTCAATACTGTACTGAGTTGATAATAAAATCTTATGAGACTTTGGAGTCTGATAAGGAAGAGGAATTAAGGAACTTTTTGTATGAAATTGGAGATTCAGTAGTATTTTTCGTCCAAGATAGTGTTATTAAGTTACATGTGCATACCAATAACCCTGGAAATGTAATAGAAAAGTTCTTAACAGTAGGGGAATTGATGAAAGTTAAAATAGATAATATGAAAATGCAACATGAACATTTTGTTTCAAAAGAAGTAGAGCAAGAGAAAAAGAAAATAGGAATAGTAGCTGTGTCTCCTGGGGAAGGGATTTCAAGAATTTTAAAAGATTTAGGAGTTGATCAGATAGTTTTTGGTGGTCAAACAATGAATCCAAGTACAGCCGACTTGAAAGCGGCAGTTGAAAGTGTTAATGCCGAAAATGTGTTTGTTTTTCCAAACAATTCAAATATTATACTTGCTGCAAAGCAAGTTGCAGAAACTGTTAAAGATAAAGCTGTATACGTTGTTGAGAGTAAAAATGTTCAAGAATGTATTGCAGCATTGATTAGGAATATTCCTGATGAAGAGCCAGAAAAATTGTTTGAAGTTTTCAAAGAAGCAATTTTAGAAGTTGTAACTATATCTATTACTAGAGCGGTTAGAAATGCAAAATTAAAAGGTGAGAAGATAAAGAAAGACGAGTATCTTGTCTTTTTAAATAATGATTTTTCAGTACATGATATGGATTTTAGAATTGCACTTGAAAAGACGTTTGAAAAAATTGAAGATATTGAAGATAGGGAAATTGTAACTGCAATAATTGGAAAAGATGCAACGGCAGTAGAAATTGATATTTTTGAAAGTTTTATTTCAAAGATATATCCAGATTTAGAACTTGAAACATATGAAGGTGGTCAGGTACACTATCCATTTTTAATTTTGATTGAATAA
- a CDS encoding SoxR reducing system RseC family protein, with amino-acid sequence MKELFTIAKVDEKYIYLERDTSGCSSCAISGSCNVKSVEQLKVEKDNKFEYFPGDFVILDLKYRPALLAFLLYGLPVILLVLGVSLGTYLKLSDYFSFLIGLLFMSGAFAIFRIWDKRYKPKIVDVRHVNKGGVG; translated from the coding sequence ATGAAAGAATTATTTACTATAGCAAAAGTGGATGAGAAATATATTTATCTTGAGCGTGATACAAGTGGTTGTAGTTCATGTGCTATATCGGGTAGTTGTAATGTAAAGTCTGTGGAGCAATTAAAAGTGGAAAAAGATAATAAATTTGAATATTTTCCTGGAGATTTTGTTATTTTAGATTTAAAATATCGTCCGGCCTTGCTTGCCTTTCTTTTGTACGGACTTCCAGTGATACTTTTAGTTTTGGGAGTAAGTCTTGGGACGTATTTAAAACTTTCTGATTATTTTAGCTTTTTGATAGGTCTTTTATTTATGAGTGGAGCATTTGCAATATTTAGAATTTGGGATAAAAGATATAAACCAAAGATAGTTGATGTTAGACATGTAAACAAGGGGGGAGTGGGTTGA
- a CDS encoding alpha/beta hydrolase: MIYSIKKGEPKKGWVVVVHGLGEHIGRYEKLIDGLAERGYAVLGFDLPGHGRSPGKRGHTSIEEVISVINDLTRENNIEKFHIFGHSLGGLISIRYTQENLQRVRSLVVSSPALFLSPKFSQLLLLNLFSIIYPALTLRNGIDPKDLSRNEEAVEKYITDDLVHDKISIKLAKSLLKNVKLAHEKVGIISVPTMMLVGTADKVTPPQGSYLFFNNLQLMKENKKLVRFEGAYHEIFEDNEWSEEFYFTIFEWYEMR, encoded by the coding sequence TTGATATATTCAATTAAAAAAGGTGAACCTAAAAAGGGATGGGTTGTTGTAGTTCATGGACTTGGAGAGCATATTGGAAGGTACGAAAAATTAATTGATGGCTTAGCTGAGAGGGGGTATGCTGTTCTTGGGTTTGATCTTCCTGGTCATGGGAGAAGTCCAGGAAAGCGTGGTCATACATCTATTGAAGAAGTTATATCTGTAATAAATGATCTGACTAGAGAAAATAATATAGAAAAGTTTCATATCTTTGGCCACAGTTTAGGCGGTCTAATTTCAATCAGGTACACCCAAGAAAACTTACAAAGAGTCAGATCTTTAGTAGTTTCTTCTCCTGCATTATTTCTTTCACCAAAGTTTTCACAACTATTGCTTTTAAATTTATTTAGCATAATTTATCCAGCGCTTACGTTAAGAAATGGAATAGATCCAAAAGATTTATCCAGAAACGAGGAAGCTGTTGAGAAATACATAACTGATGATCTTGTACATGATAAGATAAGTATAAAACTTGCAAAAAGTTTATTGAAAAATGTGAAATTAGCCCATGAAAAAGTTGGAATTATTTCTGTACCGACTATGATGCTTGTTGGTACTGCGGACAAGGTTACACCACCACAGGGTAGCTATTTATTTTTCAATAATTTACAGCTTATGAAGGAAAATAAAAAATTAGTTAGATTTGAAGGAGCTTATCACGAAATATTTGAAGATAATGAATGGTCTGAAGAATTTTACTTTACGATCTTTGAATGGTATGAAATGAGGTGA
- the fliW gene encoding flagellar assembly protein FliW yields the protein MKYNTRLGEIEINENEIITFEKGIPGFEHLRKFSVISLKDTLPILWLVSLEDENVSLPIIDPWIVDKNYEIEISNEDIKELEIEDKEKVAVWAVLTIPSGHPEETTVNLRAPIVINMEKGKGKQIILDTEKYKIKHKLSEFSFQE from the coding sequence TTGAAATATAATACTAGGTTAGGTGAAATTGAGATAAATGAAAATGAAATAATAACTTTTGAAAAAGGGATTCCTGGTTTTGAACACTTGAGAAAATTTTCTGTAATCTCATTAAAAGATACTTTGCCAATACTTTGGCTTGTATCTCTCGAGGATGAAAATGTTTCACTTCCAATAATTGATCCATGGATTGTTGATAAAAATTATGAGATTGAAATTTCTAATGAAGATATAAAGGAGCTTGAGATAGAGGATAAAGAAAAGGTTGCTGTATGGGCTGTTTTAACTATACCGTCGGGTCATCCAGAAGAAACTACAGTAAATTTAAGAGCACCAATAGTTATTAATATGGAAAAAGGAAAAGGAAAACAGATCATTTTAGACACGGAAAAGTATAAAATAAAACACAAACTTTCGGAGTTTTCTTTTCAAGAATGA
- the csrA gene encoding carbon storage regulator CsrA, which yields MLVLSRKIGQSIIIGNDIEIKILRIDGGEIKIGIEAPKDVKVLRKELYEELLKENKEAVKFDIKNLPGFFKKK from the coding sequence GTGCTTGTTTTATCAAGAAAAATAGGTCAGAGCATAATAATTGGTAATGATATAGAAATTAAAATCTTAAGGATAGATGGAGGAGAAATAAAGATAGGAATAGAAGCTCCAAAAGATGTTAAGGTTTTAAGAAAGGAATTATATGAGGAACTTTTGAAAGAAAATAAAGAAGCAGTAAAATTTGATATAAAGAATTTACCGGGGTTTTTTAAGAAAAAATAG
- the gatC gene encoding Asp-tRNA(Asn)/Glu-tRNA(Gln) amidotransferase subunit GatC: MFDLKIDEKLIEEIAKLARLEIENKQEFINEMQKIVDYFELLNNVDTECIEPMYTPLESSASLRENGAVDFENVEGIRENFPEREGNYLKVPGIHK, encoded by the coding sequence GTGTTTGACTTGAAAATAGATGAAAAGTTGATTGAAGAAATTGCAAAATTAGCAAGACTGGAAATTGAAAATAAGCAAGAATTCATTAATGAAATGCAAAAAATAGTTGATTATTTTGAATTGTTAAATAACGTTGATACAGAATGTATTGAGCCAATGTATACTCCTTTAGAGTCTAGTGCATCTCTTAGGGAAAATGGTGCTGTTGATTTTGAAAATGTAGAAGGTATAAGGGAGAATTTTCCTGAAAGAGAAGGTAATTATCTAAAAGTTCCAGGAATACACAAGTAG
- the smpB gene encoding SsrA-binding protein SmpB produces MKVIATNKKAYSDYNILETYEAGIELRGTEVKALRESGANFKDSFCRIKNGEVFLLNLNIPQYRNGNLNNHDPERPRRLLLHKKEIHRLIGKVKEQGLTIIPTKIYFNSRGLVKVEIAVAKGKKKYDKREDIKKREINRKINEYLKRNR; encoded by the coding sequence ATGAAGGTAATAGCTACAAACAAAAAGGCATATTCAGACTACAATATTTTGGAAACATATGAAGCTGGAATTGAACTTAGAGGAACAGAGGTTAAAGCTTTAAGGGAGTCAGGAGCAAATTTTAAAGACAGCTTTTGTCGAATTAAAAATGGAGAGGTTTTTCTTTTAAATTTGAATATCCCACAATATAGAAATGGCAATTTAAATAACCATGATCCAGAAAGACCTAGAAGATTACTCCTTCACAAAAAGGAGATTCATAGGCTTATTGGTAAAGTTAAGGAGCAAGGGCTTACCATAATACCTACAAAGATTTATTTTAATTCAAGAGGATTAGTAAAAGTTGAGATCGCTGTTGCTAAAGGAAAGAAAAAGTATGATAAAAGGGAAGATATTAAAAAGAGAGAAATTAATAGAAAAATAAATGAATATTTAAAAAGAAATAGGTAA
- the deoC gene encoding deoxyribose-phosphate aldolase produces the protein MDIKKIVEEKIREFKESYKFELKNIEVKDVNKYIEHTNLKATATEEDILKLCEQAKEYNFRGVCVNPSFVPLVKKQLDGTDVKVVTVIGFPLGATSTRAKVEETKVAVADGADEVDMVIHIGYLKQKNYEYIYNDIKAVVEAANVPVKVIIETCYLTDEEKVAACVISKEASAEFVKTSTGFGTAGAKVEDVNLMRWVVGDSMGVKASGGVKTYEDAVNMIRAGANSIGTSSGISIVKGR, from the coding sequence ATGGATATAAAAAAAATTGTGGAGGAAAAAATTAGAGAGTTTAAAGAAAGCTACAAGTTTGAATTAAAAAACATAGAAGTTAAAGATGTTAATAAATACATTGAACATACAAACTTAAAGGCCACGGCAACTGAGGAAGATATTTTGAAGTTATGTGAGCAAGCAAAGGAATATAACTTTAGAGGTGTATGTGTAAATCCTTCGTTTGTACCTCTTGTTAAAAAACAATTAGATGGAACGGATGTTAAAGTAGTTACAGTTATAGGTTTTCCATTGGGTGCAACATCTACAAGAGCAAAGGTTGAAGAAACAAAAGTTGCAGTTGCAGATGGTGCTGACGAAGTTGATATGGTAATTCACATTGGTTATCTAAAGCAGAAAAATTATGAGTATATTTATAACGACATTAAAGCAGTTGTTGAAGCTGCTAATGTTCCTGTTAAGGTTATTATAGAGACATGTTATTTGACTGATGAAGAAAAGGTTGCAGCATGTGTGATTTCTAAAGAGGCTAGCGCAGAATTTGTTAAGACATCTACAGGTTTTGGAACAGCTGGAGCAAAGGTTGAAGATGTAAATTTAATGAGATGGGTTGTTGGAGATAGTATGGGGGTTAAGGCATCGGGCGGAGTAAAAACATATGAGGATGCAGTAAATATGATAAGGGCAGGTGCAAATAGTATTGGAACAAGTTCGGGAATTAGTATAGTTAAAGGTAGGTGA
- the glgD gene encoding glucose-1-phosphate adenylyltransferase subunit GlgD yields MKVLGLILAGGKSENLGKLVYKRASAALPIAGKYRAIDFTLSNMVNSGIIKVGVLTQYNPRSLMDHLGSGKEWDLDRKKGGLFILQPYIGFSGEYWYKGTADAIFQNMTILRRGEEDYVLIGSGDHIYKMNYSDLYMYHFSKGADITLVTKELDDTYDISQYGSVVVDENMKITQFYEKVENPPTRRAFLGIYFINKHLLMELLYSTVPNGGNDLLLDVILPRLDELNVYAYDFKGYWRNIKKGIDEYFKINMDIINDRNVREELFYQNGKVYTKLKDFPPAKFTSNSEVINSIVADGSIISGSVKNSVLFRGTIVKAGAKIENSIIMQGTVIEEGAVVKNAILDKDCHVREGQVIIGEDELVVLEKRTII; encoded by the coding sequence TTGAAAGTATTAGGCTTAATTCTTGCAGGGGGAAAAAGTGAGAACCTGGGAAAGCTAGTTTACAAACGTGCAAGTGCAGCCCTACCTATAGCTGGAAAATATAGAGCAATAGATTTTACTTTGAGTAACATGGTTAATTCTGGAATTATAAAAGTAGGGGTTCTAACGCAATATAACCCTAGAAGTTTAATGGATCACCTTGGTTCTGGTAAAGAATGGGATTTAGATAGAAAAAAAGGTGGTTTATTTATTTTGCAACCTTATATAGGTTTTTCTGGTGAATATTGGTATAAAGGTACTGCAGATGCAATATTTCAAAATATGACTATACTAAGACGTGGGGAAGAAGATTATGTATTGATAGGCTCAGGAGATCATATTTACAAAATGAATTATAGCGATCTTTATATGTATCATTTTTCAAAAGGTGCAGATATAACTCTTGTAACAAAAGAGCTCGATGATACGTACGATATAAGTCAATATGGAAGTGTCGTTGTAGATGAAAATATGAAAATTACTCAATTTTATGAAAAAGTAGAAAATCCTCCAACTAGAAGGGCATTTTTGGGGATATACTTTATTAACAAACACCTTTTAATGGAGTTGCTATATTCTACGGTGCCTAATGGAGGAAACGATCTTTTACTAGACGTTATATTACCTCGACTTGATGAACTTAATGTATATGCATATGATTTTAAGGGATATTGGAGAAATATTAAAAAAGGTATTGATGAATATTTCAAAATAAATATGGATATTATTAATGATAGGAATGTAAGGGAAGAATTGTTTTATCAAAATGGTAAAGTGTACACTAAATTAAAAGATTTTCCACCTGCAAAATTTACATCTAATTCCGAAGTTATAAACTCTATAGTTGCAGATGGAAGTATTATTTCAGGTAGTGTGAAAAATTCTGTTCTTTTTAGAGGAACTATTGTAAAGGCTGGTGCAAAAATAGAAAATTCGATAATTATGCAAGGTACAGTAATTGAAGAGGGTGCTGTTGTAAAGAATGCTATACTGGATAAAGATTGTCATGTTAGAGAAGGTCAAGTTATAATTGGTGAAGATGAATTAGTGGTACTTGAAAAGAGGACTATAATATAG